One stretch of Streptomyces peucetius DNA includes these proteins:
- a CDS encoding MFS transporter encodes MSQTTTAAVGVTAPAAIGVRLDRMPITPMHRRLTMVIGIGLLFDTFENNLSGTIAKVLQSDFAFGSTELKLVLASVFIGQFIGSLVLGRIADRFGRRRAFLINLAVYSGFSLLGAFSPNAAWLIVTRFMAGIGIGAEQVLSDCYLADVLPAKRRGRYIAWAYTVAFCGVPAVGFAALWLVPLSPLGIDGWRWLFVIGSLGSAVVWVLRRRLIESPRWLAAQGRTEEAELLVAEMEKQAYPDRPATVRPVAADTAGPVEPAAVRHRVRDVFGRGMRRRTVVLWIFCVLSVVGYYGFGTLAPQIVAAKGYGIVAGIGFTALSFLGYPVGSALALPIVDRFERRTLVAASAAAMMVAGLGFAYAGSPALIVAFGFVYTLCSNVFSSVSHVYLSEQYPTAIRATASGAAYSLSKLSAAALPFVLLPVLDSHGPGALFGVIAAAMAALAATVLLLGERTTGAPVDGVPGPPTTPVTKRS; translated from the coding sequence ATGTCCCAGACCACCACGGCGGCGGTCGGTGTCACCGCTCCCGCCGCGATCGGGGTCCGCCTGGACCGCATGCCGATCACCCCGATGCACCGAAGACTCACCATGGTCATCGGCATCGGCCTGCTCTTCGACACGTTCGAGAACAACCTCTCGGGCACCATCGCCAAGGTGCTCCAGAGCGACTTCGCCTTCGGGTCGACCGAGCTCAAACTCGTCCTGGCCTCGGTGTTCATCGGCCAGTTCATCGGCTCGCTGGTGCTCGGCCGGATCGCCGACCGGTTCGGCCGGCGCCGGGCCTTCCTGATCAACCTCGCCGTCTACTCGGGCTTCTCCCTGCTGGGCGCCTTCTCGCCGAACGCCGCCTGGCTGATCGTCACCCGCTTCATGGCCGGCATCGGCATCGGTGCCGAACAGGTGCTGTCCGACTGCTACCTGGCCGACGTGCTGCCCGCCAAGCGGCGCGGCCGGTACATCGCCTGGGCCTACACCGTCGCCTTCTGCGGGGTGCCCGCCGTCGGCTTCGCCGCACTGTGGCTGGTGCCCCTGTCCCCGCTGGGCATCGACGGCTGGCGCTGGCTGTTCGTGATCGGGTCGCTGGGCTCCGCCGTGGTGTGGGTGCTGCGCCGCCGGCTGATCGAGTCGCCGAGGTGGCTGGCCGCCCAGGGCCGCACCGAGGAGGCCGAGCTGCTGGTGGCCGAGATGGAGAAGCAGGCCTACCCGGACCGTCCCGCGACGGTTCGCCCGGTGGCCGCGGACACCGCCGGACCGGTGGAACCGGCCGCGGTGCGCCACCGTGTGCGCGACGTGTTCGGCCGCGGCATGCGGCGCCGCACGGTGGTGCTGTGGATCTTCTGCGTGCTGTCCGTGGTCGGCTACTACGGTTTCGGCACGCTGGCCCCCCAGATCGTCGCGGCCAAGGGCTATGGCATCGTCGCGGGCATCGGCTTCACCGCGCTGTCCTTCCTGGGCTACCCGGTCGGTTCCGCGCTGGCCCTGCCGATCGTCGACCGGTTCGAGCGCCGGACGCTGGTCGCGGCCTCCGCGGCGGCGATGATGGTGGCCGGCCTCGGCTTCGCCTACGCCGGATCCCCCGCGCTCATCGTGGCGTTCGGCTTCGTCTACACCCTGTGCAGCAACGTCTTCTCCAGCGTCTCGCACGTGTACCTCTCCGAGCAGTATCCGACCGCGATCCGCGCCACCGCGTCCGGCGCCGCCTACTCGCTGTCCAAACTCAGCGCTGCCGCACTGCCGTTCGTCCTGCTGCCGGTCCTGGACTCGCACGGCCCCGGTGCCCTGTTCGGGGTCATCGCCGCGGCGATGGCGGCCCTGGCGGCGACCGTCCTGCTGCTGGGCGAGCGCACCACCGGGGCTCCGGTCGACGGCGTCCCCGGCCCCCCGACCACCCCCGTGACGAAGAGGAGCTGA
- a CDS encoding VlmB-like protein, with amino-acid sequence MTQSKVLVAPEADWDKAPGLLDGAKELTLGPEECDLAYWITSVAQGTLRDRGVTGHHDDAIVPDFLKEPGPLREALVLEFGLRGLSEELATRLLGHYVSIAPGIPEMEFYATQLLDEARHARVFRNHLVELGIPADTLLKSIDEMARDYRARVLDPVVDFTLDIVRDQADFPGGVAVFAIVIEGVLAPAAELSERKWTPLSPATGEISRGTAIDEIRHLTVASTILRDHVAAHPEYRPRLLEILRAGVRLWDEIPDREFVIHREELFQEGMLRHADRIGDYEIWPGVRMLDTTPEQRYDMAERWTDEMAEARMAYMGLPLEVLSSPGPGA; translated from the coding sequence ATGACGCAGTCCAAGGTACTCGTGGCCCCCGAGGCCGACTGGGACAAGGCGCCCGGTCTGCTGGACGGGGCGAAGGAACTCACCCTCGGTCCCGAGGAGTGCGACCTCGCCTACTGGATCACCTCGGTGGCCCAGGGCACGCTGCGCGACCGCGGCGTGACCGGCCACCACGACGACGCGATCGTCCCGGACTTTCTGAAGGAGCCGGGCCCGCTGCGCGAGGCGCTGGTGCTGGAGTTCGGTCTGCGCGGGCTGTCCGAGGAGCTGGCCACCCGGCTGCTCGGCCACTACGTGTCGATCGCGCCCGGCATCCCCGAGATGGAGTTCTACGCCACCCAGTTGCTCGACGAGGCACGGCACGCCCGGGTGTTCCGCAACCACCTGGTGGAGCTGGGCATCCCGGCCGACACGCTCCTGAAGAGCATCGACGAGATGGCCCGGGACTACCGCGCCCGGGTGCTGGACCCGGTGGTCGACTTCACCCTCGACATCGTCCGGGACCAGGCCGACTTCCCCGGCGGTGTCGCCGTGTTCGCCATCGTCATCGAGGGCGTGCTGGCGCCGGCCGCCGAGCTGAGCGAACGCAAGTGGACTCCCCTGTCCCCGGCCACCGGCGAGATCTCCCGCGGCACCGCGATCGACGAGATCCGCCATCTGACGGTGGCCAGCACCATCCTGCGCGACCACGTGGCCGCGCACCCCGAGTACCGTCCGCGCCTGCTGGAGATCCTGCGGGCCGGCGTGCGTCTGTGGGACGAGATCCCCGACCGGGAGTTCGTGATCCACCGCGAGGAGCTGTTCCAGGAGGGCATGCTCCGGCACGCCGACCGGATCGGCGACTACGAGATCTGGCCCGGCGTGCGGATGCTCGACACCACTCCCGAGCAGCGCTACGACATGGCCGAGCGGTGGACCGACGAGATGGCCGAGGCCCGGATGGCCTACATGGGCCTGCCCCTGGAGGTCCTCAGCAGTCCGGGGCCGGGCGCGTGA
- the serS gene encoding serine--tRNA ligase, with product MHDPQELLKDGPQAVRRLARRRHDLDPAALADALRERNGAQAEVTRLRTELNRTARARRSGPPTEEEKASARALRTEVQRAEAAARTAAAHLTELLLSVPNIPLDAVPDGDSEKETVEIRRGGPAPRPADGARHHADIGESLGILDGPAAARLSGARFAVARGAGARLERALRDFLLDLHTREHGYTEQSVPFLVDRDTMTGTGQLPKFEDDLFRTQVGERELFLIPTAEVPLTNLVAGRLLDSRSLPLAFTACTPCFRAEAGAYGRDTRGILRLHQFEKVELVRVCAPEDAPAQLELMVNHAEECLKRLELAHRVVLLPAGDLGFSARMTYDVEVWLPGSGSYREISSVSDCGTFQARRADIRVKRPDGSRTPAVTLNGSALPIGRTVAALLEQGVREDGSVVLPEALVPYTGFRRILPGGDTA from the coding sequence GTGCACGATCCCCAAGAACTGCTGAAGGACGGGCCGCAGGCCGTACGGCGGCTGGCCCGCCGCCGCCACGACCTCGACCCGGCCGCGCTGGCCGACGCCCTGCGCGAGCGCAACGGCGCGCAGGCGGAGGTGACCCGGCTGCGCACCGAGCTGAACCGCACGGCCAGGGCCCGCCGCTCCGGCCCGCCGACCGAGGAGGAAAAGGCGTCCGCCCGGGCGCTGCGGACCGAGGTGCAGCGGGCCGAGGCCGCCGCCCGCACGGCCGCAGCACACCTGACCGAGCTGCTGCTCTCCGTCCCCAACATCCCCCTGGACGCGGTCCCGGACGGCGACTCGGAGAAGGAGACCGTGGAGATACGCCGGGGCGGTCCCGCTCCGCGTCCGGCGGACGGCGCCCGCCACCACGCCGACATCGGGGAGTCCCTCGGCATCCTCGACGGCCCGGCCGCGGCCCGGCTGTCCGGTGCCCGCTTCGCCGTCGCCCGCGGGGCCGGGGCACGACTGGAGCGGGCCCTGCGCGACTTCCTCCTCGACCTGCACACCCGCGAGCACGGCTACACCGAGCAGTCGGTGCCGTTCCTGGTCGACCGCGACACCATGACCGGGACCGGGCAGCTGCCCAAGTTCGAGGACGACCTGTTCCGCACCCAGGTCGGTGAGCGGGAACTGTTCCTGATCCCCACCGCCGAGGTCCCGCTGACCAACCTGGTGGCCGGCCGGCTCCTCGACTCCCGCTCGCTGCCGCTGGCCTTCACCGCCTGCACGCCGTGCTTCCGGGCGGAGGCCGGGGCGTACGGCCGGGACACCCGCGGCATCCTGCGGCTGCACCAGTTCGAGAAGGTGGAGCTGGTGCGCGTCTGCGCCCCCGAGGACGCCCCGGCACAGCTCGAACTCATGGTGAACCACGCCGAGGAGTGCCTGAAGCGCCTGGAACTGGCGCACCGCGTGGTGCTGCTGCCGGCCGGCGACCTCGGGTTCTCCGCCCGGATGACCTACGACGTCGAGGTGTGGCTGCCGGGCAGCGGCTCCTACCGGGAGATCTCCTCGGTCTCCGACTGCGGCACCTTCCAGGCGCGTCGCGCGGACATCCGCGTCAAGCGGCCCGACGGGAGCAGGACGCCGGCGGTCACGCTGAACGGCTCGGCGCTGCCGATCGGCCGCACGGTCGCCGCGCTGCTGGAGCAGGGCGTGCGGGAGGACGGCTCGGTGGTGCTGCCCGAGGCCCTCGTCCCGTACACCGGCTTCCGCCGGATCCTGCCGGGCGGGGACACCGCGTAG
- a CDS encoding beta-ketoacyl-ACP synthase III: MSTRRAAVVCGIGSYVPPDVVTNEDLARSLDTSDDWIRSRTGIARRCVVAPGTATSDLAVEAGLRALKSAGDGRAGAVVLATTTPDQPCPATAPQVAARLGLGEVPAFDVAAVCSGFLYGLASSAGLIAAGVTDRVLLIAADAFTTIINPEDRTTAVIFADGAGAVLLRAGSPREPGAVGPLVLGSDGGLSHLIEVPAGGSRQRSSGREPAPEDRFFRMVGRDTYRHAVERMTVTSTEAAERAGWRPCDVDRFAAHQANARILEAVSERLGISGERRLSNIARVGNTGAASLPLLLAESAADGRLTAGHRLLLTAFGGGLSWGATTLVWPEVQTI, from the coding sequence GTGAGCACCCGACGGGCCGCCGTGGTCTGCGGGATCGGGTCGTACGTCCCGCCCGACGTGGTCACCAACGAGGATCTGGCCCGGAGCCTGGACACCTCGGACGACTGGATCCGCTCGCGCACCGGGATCGCCCGGCGCTGTGTGGTCGCCCCGGGCACGGCGACCAGCGACCTGGCGGTCGAGGCGGGCCTGCGGGCGCTGAAGTCGGCGGGAGACGGGCGGGCGGGCGCGGTGGTGCTGGCCACCACCACCCCGGACCAGCCGTGCCCGGCCACCGCGCCGCAGGTCGCGGCGCGGCTCGGACTCGGCGAGGTGCCCGCCTTCGACGTGGCCGCCGTCTGCTCCGGCTTCCTGTACGGCCTGGCCAGTTCGGCGGGCCTGATCGCCGCCGGGGTGACGGACCGGGTGCTGCTGATTGCCGCCGACGCGTTCACGACGATCATCAACCCCGAGGACCGCACCACGGCGGTGATCTTCGCGGACGGCGCGGGCGCGGTACTGCTGCGGGCCGGCTCCCCCAGGGAGCCGGGCGCGGTGGGCCCGCTCGTGCTGGGCAGCGACGGCGGGCTGAGCCATCTGATCGAGGTGCCGGCCGGAGGGTCGCGGCAGCGGTCGTCCGGCCGGGAGCCCGCGCCGGAGGACCGTTTCTTCCGGATGGTGGGCCGCGACACCTACCGGCACGCGGTGGAGCGGATGACCGTCACCTCCACCGAGGCGGCAGAGCGGGCCGGCTGGCGGCCGTGCGACGTCGACCGGTTCGCCGCGCACCAGGCCAACGCCCGCATCCTGGAGGCGGTCTCGGAGCGGCTCGGCATCTCCGGCGAACGGCGGCTGAGCAACATCGCACGGGTCGGCAACACCGGCGCCGCCTCACTGCCGCTGCTGCTGGCCGAGAGCGCGGCGGACGGACGGCTCACCGCCGGGCACCGGCTGCTGCTGACCGCGTTCGGCGGCGGGCTGTCCTGGGGCGCGACCACGCTGGTCTGGCCCGAGGTGCAGACCATCTGA
- a CDS encoding flavin reductase family protein has protein sequence MSTATATGPRTRRPVRQDPAERRRALYHLASPVSVLTTGPESRMHGTTASTVTLVSREPLLVGVVLRAGSSFARRAAATGRFAINVLGGDQAEVARRFADSGRPDGSAQFAGLAWTADPYAQAPLIAGALAHYTCRFHSAHAAGDSELLLGHVVRARADEGLPLLSYAGRLHAGTLHPAKEAAAS, from the coding sequence ATGAGCACCGCGACCGCGACCGGCCCGCGCACGCGCCGGCCCGTCCGCCAGGACCCGGCCGAACGGCGCCGGGCGCTCTACCACCTGGCGTCCCCGGTGTCGGTGCTGACCACCGGCCCGGAGAGCCGGATGCACGGCACCACCGCGAGCACGGTCACCCTGGTCTCGCGCGAGCCGCTGCTCGTCGGCGTCGTGCTGCGGGCCGGGTCGTCCTTCGCGCGGCGGGCCGCCGCCACGGGCCGGTTCGCGATCAACGTGCTGGGCGGTGACCAGGCGGAGGTGGCCCGCCGGTTCGCCGACAGCGGGCGCCCCGACGGCAGCGCCCAGTTCGCGGGCCTGGCCTGGACGGCGGACCCGTACGCGCAGGCCCCGCTCATCGCGGGCGCGCTCGCCCACTACACCTGCCGCTTCCACTCCGCCCACGCCGCGGGCGACAGCGAGCTGCTGCTCGGCCACGTCGTGCGCGCCAGGGCGGACGAAGGGCTCCCCCTGCTGAGTTACGCCGGCCGCCTGCACGCCGGCACCCTGCACCCGGCGAAGGAGGCCGCAGCGTCATGA
- a CDS encoding type II toxin-antitoxin system RatA family toxin, with amino-acid sequence MRHVELDALIPGEQAETVLHAVRRWERYPDLAPHVNATTVHAAYPDPAASSSWELHFRSGLLRWTEDDTVLPEQGEIRFEQSDGDFDSFSGTWSVTQDGDDVAVRFDADFDFGIPSLEGILDPIAERVIKETVAWALTGLFPAVRISGGIELTPPAAVGA; translated from the coding sequence GTGAGGCACGTCGAACTCGATGCCCTGATACCCGGGGAGCAGGCCGAGACGGTCCTGCACGCCGTACGGCGCTGGGAGCGGTACCCGGACCTGGCGCCCCACGTCAACGCGACCACGGTGCACGCCGCCTACCCCGACCCCGCCGCCTCCTCCAGCTGGGAGCTGCACTTCCGCAGCGGCCTGCTGCGCTGGACCGAGGACGACACCGTGCTGCCGGAGCAGGGCGAGATCCGCTTCGAGCAGTCCGACGGGGACTTCGACTCCTTCTCCGGGACCTGGTCGGTGACGCAGGACGGCGACGACGTCGCGGTCCGCTTCGACGCCGACTTCGACTTCGGCATCCCGAGTCTGGAGGGCATCCTCGACCCGATCGCCGAGCGGGTCATCAAGGAGACCGTGGCCTGGGCGCTGACCGGTCTGTTCCCCGCCGTGCGCATCAGCGGCGGCATCGAACTCACCCCGCCCGCCGCGGTCGGCGCCTAG
- the fabI gene encoding enoyl-ACP reductase FabI translates to MSGLLAGKRILVTGVVTDASIAFHTARIAQEEGAEVVLTGFGRLSLIERVAGRLPKPAPVLELDVTDQRQLDGLGDRIREHTDTLDGLVHSIAYGPRGAFSFLDGDWNDVSTAVHVSAYSLKSLTTACLPLMERRGGSVVGLTFDAAVAWPRYDWMGVAKAALESTSRYLARDLGGRGVRCNLVAAGPLRSMAAKSIPGFADLAGVWEHRAPAGWDPTDPDPAARGVVALLSDFFPRTTGEIVHVDGGVHMMGA, encoded by the coding sequence ATGAGCGGACTCCTCGCCGGCAAGCGGATCCTGGTGACCGGGGTCGTCACGGACGCGTCCATCGCCTTCCACACGGCCCGCATCGCCCAGGAGGAGGGTGCCGAGGTCGTCCTCACCGGCTTCGGGCGCCTCTCCCTGATCGAGCGCGTCGCCGGACGGCTGCCGAAGCCGGCCCCGGTGCTCGAACTCGACGTCACCGACCAGCGGCAACTGGACGGCCTCGGCGACCGGATCCGCGAGCACACCGACACCCTGGACGGACTGGTGCACTCCATCGCCTACGGGCCGCGGGGCGCCTTCTCCTTCCTGGACGGCGACTGGAACGACGTGTCGACCGCCGTGCACGTGTCGGCGTACTCCCTGAAGTCGCTGACCACGGCCTGCCTGCCGCTGATGGAGCGGCGCGGCGGCTCGGTGGTCGGGCTGACCTTCGACGCCGCGGTCGCCTGGCCGCGCTACGACTGGATGGGCGTCGCCAAGGCCGCCCTGGAGTCGACCAGCCGCTACCTCGCCCGGGACCTGGGCGGTCGCGGCGTCCGCTGCAACCTCGTCGCGGCGGGACCGCTGCGCTCCATGGCGGCCAAGTCCATCCCCGGGTTCGCCGACCTCGCCGGGGTCTGGGAGCACCGGGCCCCGGCGGGCTGGGACCCCACCGACCCGGACCCGGCGGCCCGCGGGGTCGTCGCCCTGCTGTCGGACTTCTTCCCGCGCACCACGGGGGAGATCGTGCACGTCGACGGAGGGGTGCACATGATGGGCGCCTGA
- the fdxA gene encoding ferredoxin, protein MAYVIALPCVDVKDRSCVDECPVDCIYEGRRALYIHPDECVDCGACEPVCPVEAIRFEDDVPAEWGDHTASNADFFAAVGSPGGAAALGALGHDSPLVRALPEAVTRT, encoded by the coding sequence ATGGCCTACGTCATCGCGCTGCCCTGCGTCGACGTCAAGGACCGCTCCTGCGTCGACGAGTGCCCCGTGGACTGCATCTACGAGGGCCGCCGGGCCCTGTACATCCACCCCGACGAGTGCGTCGACTGCGGCGCCTGCGAACCCGTCTGCCCCGTCGAGGCGATCCGCTTCGAGGACGACGTGCCCGCCGAGTGGGGCGACCACACCGCCTCCAACGCCGACTTCTTCGCCGCCGTGGGCTCGCCCGGCGGCGCCGCCGCACTCGGTGCCCTCGGCCACGACTCCCCGCTGGTGCGGGCCCTGCCCGAGGCGGTGACCCGGACATGA
- a CDS encoding beta-ketoacyl-[acyl-carrier-protein] synthase family protein, with product MAGMDIAVTGLGLVTPGGIGVGPSWAAVCDGRPAAALDPLLTDNPVRISCRVPGFDPERLLSARRAHRLDRFVQFALVAAHEAVADAGLDPQTWDGARVGVVLGCADGGPGTVEEQHHVLREQGADRVSPLLLPMQLPNMLAGQTAIEFGATGPNLVVATACASGATAIGTARDLLALGRCDIVLAGGSEAMVTPLVMAGFAQMGALSKRHDDPASASRPFDADRDGFVAGEGAGILVMERVADARARGAHVHGRIIGYGATADAHHMTSPHPDGAGIEAAVRAALADAGADPDDVQHVNAHGTSTPLNDLAEARMIGRTLRGDPLVTSTKGVTGHLLGAAGAVEAAFTVLSVEHELVPPTANLVMPDSRIDIKLAQAATYMPIDLALSNSLGFGGQNTALAIAPA from the coding sequence ATGGCCGGCATGGACATCGCCGTCACCGGGCTCGGCCTGGTCACCCCGGGTGGTATCGGGGTCGGGCCGAGCTGGGCGGCGGTCTGCGACGGCAGGCCGGCCGCCGCCCTCGATCCGCTGCTGACGGATAACCCCGTACGTATCTCCTGCCGGGTGCCCGGCTTCGACCCCGAGCGCCTGCTGAGCGCGCGGCGGGCCCACCGCCTGGACCGGTTCGTCCAGTTCGCGCTGGTCGCCGCGCACGAGGCGGTGGCCGACGCGGGCCTCGATCCGCAGACGTGGGACGGGGCGCGGGTGGGTGTGGTGCTGGGCTGCGCAGACGGCGGCCCGGGCACCGTCGAGGAACAGCACCACGTGCTGCGCGAGCAGGGCGCCGACCGGGTCTCGCCGCTGCTGCTGCCCATGCAGCTGCCGAACATGCTGGCCGGGCAGACGGCCATCGAATTCGGGGCGACCGGGCCCAACCTGGTGGTGGCCACCGCCTGCGCCTCGGGCGCGACCGCCATCGGCACGGCCCGGGACCTGCTCGCCCTCGGCCGCTGCGACATCGTCCTCGCGGGCGGCAGCGAGGCCATGGTCACCCCACTGGTCATGGCCGGCTTCGCCCAGATGGGGGCGCTGTCGAAGCGGCACGACGACCCGGCCTCCGCGTCCCGGCCGTTCGACGCCGACCGGGACGGCTTCGTCGCCGGGGAGGGCGCCGGCATCCTCGTCATGGAACGGGTGGCGGACGCCCGCGCCCGCGGCGCCCATGTGCACGGCCGGATCATCGGCTACGGCGCCACCGCCGACGCCCACCACATGACGTCGCCGCACCCCGACGGCGCGGGCATCGAGGCCGCCGTCCGCGCCGCGCTCGCCGACGCGGGCGCGGACCCGGACGACGTCCAGCACGTCAACGCCCACGGCACGTCGACACCGCTGAACGACCTGGCGGAAGCCCGCATGATCGGCCGGACGCTGCGCGGGGACCCGCTGGTCACGTCCACGAAGGGAGTCACCGGACACCTGCTCGGCGCGGCCGGGGCAGTCGAGGCCGCCTTCACCGTGCTGAGCGTCGAGCACGAACTCGTGCCCCCCACTGCCAACCTCGTCATGCCCGACTCCAGGATCGACATCAAACTCGCCCAGGCCGCCACCTACATGCCCATCGACCTCGCCCTGAGCAACTCCCTGGGCTTCGGCGGCCAGAACACGGCCCTGGCCATCGCCCCGGCCTGA
- a CDS encoding acyl carrier protein, translated as MLEQLKEILSNKLKVSPEAITPEATREDIELDSLAVVELSLLLKSELGLDVSDDDLLEAETVADMVRLMEERSAKV; from the coding sequence ATGCTGGAGCAGCTCAAGGAAATCCTGTCCAACAAGCTCAAGGTGTCGCCGGAGGCCATCACCCCGGAGGCCACTCGGGAGGACATCGAGCTGGACTCGCTGGCCGTGGTGGAGCTGTCACTGCTGCTGAAGTCCGAGCTCGGCCTGGACGTCAGCGACGACGACCTGCTGGAGGCGGAAACCGTGGCCGACATGGTCCGGCTGATGGAGGAGCGGAGTGCGAAGGTCTGA
- a CDS encoding aspartate aminotransferase family protein, whose product MTVIQESPAASSADAEAEILGLYRAHLSKGRATLAELFGSHMEVASEGAWVTTSDGERFLNAGGYGVFVMGARHPIVMEEVERQLRTHPTATRILLEPTVARAAEALVSVLPPGLDRAHFALSGAEAVETGLKLARAGGFKRTVSMRGGYHGKTLGALSATAKEVYQRPFRPLVPDFLHLPFGDADALEAELAAHPGEVCVILEPVQGEGGVIIPPKGYLKRVEELVREYDGFLILDEVQSGFGRLGEWWGADIEGVVPDVLLAGKALGGGVMPVSAAVATRKAFRPFDKDPYVHTATFSGQPVLMAAVQGAIRAVKEERLVTRALDLGARLLPAITEIARRNIPDLVVDVRGRGLLIGVELVEAGLAGELLIELFNHGVVANHSMNGSSVVRFTPPAVLGDTDVDFLLNSFDLATRDLVRGAAKMPEGGN is encoded by the coding sequence GTGACCGTCATCCAGGAATCCCCGGCGGCTTCGTCCGCCGACGCCGAGGCAGAAATCCTTGGCCTGTACCGCGCGCATCTGAGCAAGGGCCGGGCCACGCTCGCCGAACTGTTCGGCAGCCACATGGAGGTGGCGTCCGAGGGCGCCTGGGTCACCACCAGCGACGGTGAGCGCTTCCTCAACGCCGGCGGCTACGGCGTGTTCGTGATGGGCGCCCGCCACCCGATCGTGATGGAGGAGGTGGAGCGCCAGCTGCGCACCCACCCCACCGCGACCCGCATCCTGCTGGAGCCCACCGTGGCCCGCGCGGCCGAGGCACTGGTCTCGGTGCTGCCGCCCGGTCTGGACCGGGCGCACTTCGCGCTGTCGGGGGCGGAGGCGGTGGAGACCGGCCTGAAGCTGGCCCGCGCGGGCGGTTTCAAGCGCACGGTCTCCATGCGCGGCGGCTACCACGGCAAGACCCTCGGCGCGCTGTCGGCCACCGCCAAGGAGGTCTACCAGCGGCCGTTCCGCCCGCTGGTGCCCGACTTCCTGCACCTGCCCTTCGGTGACGCCGACGCCCTGGAGGCCGAACTCGCCGCTCACCCGGGCGAGGTGTGCGTCATCCTCGAACCGGTCCAGGGCGAGGGCGGTGTGATCATCCCGCCGAAGGGCTACCTCAAGCGCGTCGAGGAGCTGGTGCGCGAGTACGACGGCTTCCTGATCCTCGACGAGGTGCAGTCCGGCTTCGGCCGGCTCGGCGAGTGGTGGGGCGCCGACATCGAGGGCGTCGTCCCGGACGTCCTGCTCGCCGGCAAGGCGCTCGGCGGCGGGGTGATGCCGGTCTCGGCGGCCGTCGCCACCCGCAAGGCCTTCCGTCCCTTCGACAAGGACCCCTACGTCCACACCGCCACGTTCTCCGGCCAGCCGGTACTGATGGCCGCGGTCCAGGGCGCCATCCGGGCCGTGAAGGAGGAGCGCCTGGTCACCAGGGCGCTGGACCTCGGCGCCCGGCTGCTGCCGGCGATCACCGAGATCGCGCGCCGCAACATCCCCGACCTCGTGGTGGACGTGCGCGGCCGGGGCCTGCTGATCGGCGTCGAGCTCGTCGAGGCCGGGCTGGCCGGCGAGCTGCTGATCGAACTGTTCAACCACGGCGTGGTCGCCAACCATTCGATGAACGGCAGCTCGGTGGTGCGGTTCACCCCGCCCGCCGTGCTCGGCGACACCGACGTGGACTTCCTCCTCAACTCCTTCGACCTGGCCACCCGCGACCTCGTACGGGGCGCGGCCAAGATGCCGGAAGGCGGTAACTGA